The DNA window AGAGAGAGCTCCAGCTGTTGCCTCCCCTGCATCACTTGTGATTTGATGTTGCCTGAAATAATGATGTAAATGTTGGATGTACGAACTTAGGGCAGTAAAggggtaaggccaaaaaaaaaaaaaaggtctgtttacggtaacataggcccaaaaaatagggtcggtacgtcgggattttttttttctcaaaaaaaccccatatttttacgttattttgcaaaaaaaaccgaaaatggtttttttttttttttttttttccccaaatgccaaaaaaaagtttagggtcgcgcgaaaaaaatagggtcggtcgggttaccgtaaacagacttttttttttttggcctaacatgAAATCACTGAGGAACCTGCCAATTAAAATTACCCAAAACACGGACGGAAAGTGGTCATAAGCGGGTGGTCGCTGAAAAAAGGTGCATTATTTGgagggaaaaaacacacacacctctacAGGCATGCTGTGGTGTGAgcggtcgttgtgggcaggtggtcgttatcaagagatAGTCGTCATGTAAGGTTCGACTGTACCACCTTATTGATTCCGTGAGAGCGCTTAGGTTGGATATGTTAGGTCGATAATGTGTAAACTAttttagaactattttaggatttgcgccctattaatacccttattattattattaaatcgGTAGTGAACGTTAATATATTTAATTATTTGAATTTGACTTGCGTAAATAACTGTTTAGATGTGTATTTATGcgcgtgttttttttctctctccaccaTTGAACGTTGCTTAGAACTGTAGTACAGTGAAAAGTGTCGATAGCGACCAGCCAAAGGACTAACCAACAGCGGtctttatagacaggtggtcgctatggaaaggtgaatcagagagagaaaaagcccGTCGGGGACCCTTGGAGTGTCGTTTTGGACAGGTGTTCGTTGTCAAGAAATGGTCGCTAGGGCTGGTTCAACTTTAGAATGTGCACCATGATAAATTTCTACTAGTCCCCGGTATTAGTGActttttggttcatgatttgtGGATACGAGACGAGACTAgagggtccttaacgtcctcacaggaaaatGTTCCTCTTAGGTACATGAAATGATGATACGCTGAAAGGCTGGTTACAGTGAGGACAAGCGGAGGATGACGGGGTGGGTAAGAGAGATGGTGATAACAGTTTTTTGAGAAGTTtcagtttgtttttttgctacgcaatacaaaatttgtttggaTGGGTTTTCACCCAGTGTCTCCAAAAGCGTTGGGGGGTATGAGATTTTAAAAGAATAAGTTTATTTTTCAAAGACATTTGTTATAAAAAGGGATAACATTTAAAAGCCACTCTTTGTGGATACGCTAAGGATTTGTGCCATACAACTCTCCTTGCTATGCTTGCAGGCCAGTCAGGGGCAGGTAACAACTGGGCCAAGGGACACTACACAGAGGGCGCCGAGCTGATCGACTCCGTGCTGGATGTGGTCCGTAAGGAGGCTGAGAGTTGTGACTGTATCCAGGGCTTCCAGCTCACTCACTCGCTGGGAGGCGGCACTGGGGCTGGGATGGGGACGCTGCTCATCTCCAAGATCCGCGAGGAGTACCCCGACAGGATCATGAACACCTTCTCCATCGTGCCCTCCCCCAAGGTACTGGCTGTCACGTGACACTCACGCTGAATGTGGCCTTTAAAAGCCTCAACATAcaagcagacaaacacacatctacccaaggTGTTTACTTCACTGTCACGTGACACTCACGCTGAATGTGGCCTTTAAAAGCCTCAACATACAAGCAGgcaaacacacatctacccaaggTGTTTACTTCACTGTCACGTGACACTCACGCTGAATGTGGCCTTTAAAAGCCTCAACATAcaagcagacaaacacacatctacccaaggTGTTTACTTCACTGTCACGTGACACTCACGCTGAATGTGGCCTTTAAAAGCCTCACCATACAAGCTGacaaacacacatctacccaaggTGTTTACTTCACtgtcgcgaagtctttttacccaacATTCGATGattgccaaagcttcgtgcagcgagcttcgtgaggTAGACTTCGTGAGGTAGACTTCGTGAGGTAGACTTCGTGAGGTAGACTTCGTGAGGTAGACTTCGTGAGGTAGACTTCGCCCAGTTGATATCAGGCTTTACGCCTTCTTCTTTCCATTGTTATTGATACCACATGACACAAGTACGTAAACATGTCTCTGTCAACCACAGGTTTCTGACACAGTGGTCAGTGGAGCCATACAACGCCACACTGTCTGAGCACCAACTGGTAGAGAACACTGACGTTGATATCTTGTGCCATTTACAGGTTTCTGACACAGTGGTCAGTGGAGCCATACAACGCCACACTGTCTGAGCACCAACTGGTAGAGAACACTGACGTTGATCACGTATCTTGTGCCATTTACAGGTTTCTGACACAGTGGTGGAGCCATACAACGCCACACTGTCTGAGCACCAACTGGTAGAGAACACTGACGTTGATCACGTATCTTGTGCCATTTACAGGTTTCTGACACAGTGGTGGAGCCATACAACGCCACTCTGTCCGTGCACCAACTGGTAGAGAACACTGACGTTGATCACGTATCTTGTGCCATTTACAGGTTTCTGACACAGTGGTGGAGCCATACAACGCCACACTGTCTGAGCACCAACTGGTAGAGAACACTGACGTTGATATCTTGTGCCATTTACAGGTTTCTGACACAGTGGTCAGTGGAGCCATACAACGCCACACTGTCTGAGCACCAACTGGTAGAGAACACTGACGTTGATATCTTGTGCCATTTACAGGTTTCTGACACAGTGGTGGAACCATACAACGCCACTCTGTCCGTGCACCAACTGGTAGAGAACACAGACGAGACGTACTGCATCGACAACGAGGCTCTCTACGATATCTGTTTCCGCACGCTGAAACTCACCACCCCCACCTACGGCGACCTCAACCACCTGGTGTCCGCCACCATGAGCGGGGTCACCACCTGCCTGCGATTCCCTGGTaaggtttttgtgtttttgtatattttcgataaatgtgtttgatgacgtcatatcctgcgttttacaaaagttgaggcggcattggcACGACGTTATTTTAGTTTTCCGTGTTTCCCTTTTGTTTGTCatgtcttttttgttttaaagtatTTTTCAAGCAACAAGCATGTTGTTGAACAAAAAGACCAACACGAGCTTAACAGTTCATCATTCTTATCATCCTCATCAAACCCACAAAAACACGTCGAAACGTATTCAATCATATTTTTCGTTCATTTATCCAGGCCAGCTGAACGCAGATCTTCGCAAAATCGCCGTCAACATGGTTCCTTTCCCTCGTCTGCATTTCTTCATGCCCGGGTTCGCTCCCCTGACGTCACGTGGGTCGCAGCAGTACCGGGCCCTGACTGTCCCGGAACTGACGCAGCAGATCTTTGACGCCAAGAACATGATGGCCGCCTGCGACCCCCGCCATGGCCGGTACCTCACTGTCAGCGCTCTGTTCCGTGGCCGCATGTCCATGAAaggtgcgtttgtgtgtgtgtgtggggggggggggggggaggagggggggatggggggggggggggttgtggcggtggttatgtgtgtgcgtgcgtgtgtgtgtgtgtgtgtgtgtgtgtgtgtgtgtttctgtgtctttaCTGAGTCTGAAGAATGAATCATTTTGAGGATACTAAGGTATGCAGATGTTCACAAAATAACATGGAAGATGGACAATGTAGCGAACGAGAAGAGGAAGGAAGATGGACAATGTGAGTAATGTGAAACATCGGGACAGCTAGTGTTTGTTTGATGTCGTTTCTTAAATTTCACTCAATGCTCTCAGTAGATATGCAATCGGCAGCAACGATCGAAAACGAAAACGACAGGAAAAAATCCAAACATTGGATATGAGTCCAGCGATAGTTCCTGTCATTCGCCAGAGGCGTACTGTGAACTCTGCAAAGCCCTAACATTCCCTAATCCATGTACGATTGACAGGGTTCTATTCTTTACCGCTTGACTGCAACATCTGATACGTTTTTGCTATCATAATAAAAATCAGTACTcgaacaagggaaacaaccgctgtGTTTTGCCCTTTGCAATGTTGCAAGATGATTGCCTCCCTTGGAGACCATTTTTCCCACTTCTGGTCTAATTGGTATACTTTGTATGCTATTTTAGGTCAAGGGGTCATAGTCTCATATGTCGGTCGTCTCATGCGTGTCTCCAGAGGTGGACGAGCAGATGCTGAACGTGCAGAACAAGAACAGCAGCTACTTCGTGGAGTGGATTCCTAACAACGTCAAGACCGCCGTGTGCGACATCCCGCCACGAGGCCTCAAGATGTCCGCCACATTCGTCGGCAACTCCACCGCCATCCAGGAGCTCTTCAAGCGAGTGTCTGAACAGTTCACTGGTGAGTGTGTTTCAATTTGAATGAGCAAGTTGTTGAAGAGTGTCCGAACAGTTCACTGGTCAGATTGGTAAGTCAGTGTTTCAGTGTGAGTAAGCAAGTTGTTGAAGAGTGTCTGAACAGTACAGTCGTGATACATACGAGGAGGCATGTCTTATGCATGGTACTAGATGGTATAAGGAAATATGACTCAAACTCCTAGATACCTTGGCATTTTAAtttgttgctttttgttttagaaTCATGTGTTGATAAGTCTGAGTGGATGGTGCTCATAAGTCCTGGAAGAGAAATCACACATAAGGCGGAATCTCAGCCTACAAATCACTTTGGGTGGGACGGACTCGTCAGTCTGTTACAGCGGCTATCCTCTGGCTGATGTCTCtcgtcttcggtggttgaggcTTTTTCTCAGGGTATCCGGAACCACCGATGACGGGAGAAAGCCAGCCAGTTTTACTGACTGCCCGTTATtccggttggcatgtagggcagcaacaaAGGACCCAGCCAGTTTTGCGTGGGACAAAATCGAATGTGTACGCTTCCCGAGATTATGGCCGTACAATTGTC is part of the Littorina saxatilis isolate snail1 linkage group LG6, US_GU_Lsax_2.0, whole genome shotgun sequence genome and encodes:
- the LOC138969526 gene encoding tubulin beta chain-like; translation: MREIVHMQAGQCGNQIGAKFWEVISDEHGIDPTGTYHGDSDLQLERINVYYNEATGGKYVPRAILVDLEPGTMDSVRSGPFGQLFRPDNFVFGQSGAGNNWAKGHYTEGAELIDSVLDVVRKEAESCDCIQGFQLTHSLGGGTGAGMGTLLISKIREEYPDRIMNTFSIVPSPKVSDTVVEPYNATLSVHQLVENTDETYCIDNEALYDICFRTLKLTTPTYGDLNHLVSATMSGVTTCLRFPGQLNADLRKIAVNMVPFPRLHFFMPGFAPLTSRGSQQYRALTVPELTQQIFDAKNMMAACDPRHGRYLTVSALFRGRMSMKEVDEQMLNVQNKNSSYFVEWIPNNVKTAVCDIPPRGLKMSATFVGNSTAIQELFKRVSEQFTAMFRRKAFLHWYTGEGMDEMEFTEAESNMNDLVSEYQQYQDATAEEEGEFDEEEEGEEGA